In a genomic window of Trachemys scripta elegans isolate TJP31775 chromosome 12, CAS_Tse_1.0, whole genome shotgun sequence:
- the ADRM1 gene encoding proteasomal ubiquitin receptor ADRM1 yields MSSGALFPSLVPGSRGSSSKYLVEFRAGKMSLKGSTVTPDKRKGLVYIQQTDDSLIHFCWKDRTSGNVEDDLIIFPDDCEFKRVPQCTTGRVYVLKFKAGSKRLFFWMQEPKTDKDEEHCRKVNEYLNNPPIPGALGGSGSGGHELSALGGEGGLQSLLGNMSHNQLMQLIGPTGLGGLGGLGALTGPGLASLLGSGGPPTSSSSSSSRSQSAAVTPSSTTSSTRVTPAPSAPVAASASTTSPSPAPSSGNGTSTATSPTQPIQLSDLQNILATMNVPAGAGGQQVDLASVLTPEIMAPILANAEVQERLLPYLPSGESLPQTAEEIQNTLTSPQFQQALSMFSAALASGQLGPLMSQFGLPAEAVDAANKGDVEAFAKAMQNNVKSDQKEGESKEKKDEEEDMSLD; encoded by the exons ATGTCTTCAGGTGCATTGTTTCCAAGCCTGGTGCCAGGCTCCCGCGGCTCATCCAGCAAATATTTGGTGGAATTTCGGGCAGGAAAGATGTCTCTAAAAGGCAGTACTGTAACTCCAGATAAACGAAAAGGCCTTGTTTATATCCAGCAAACTGATGATTCCCTCATTCATTTTTGTTGGAAGGACAGGACTTCTGGCAATGTTGAAGAT GACTTGATTATCTTTCCTGATGACTGTGAATTTAAGAGGGTACCTCAGTGTACTACTGGTCGTGTGTATGTGCTGAAGTTCAAGGCAGGATCAAAGCGACTTTTCTTCTGGATGCAG GAACCGAAGACTGATAAAGATGAGGAGCACTGCCGTAAAGTGAATGAGTATCTCAACAATCCTCCAATACCTGGTGCTTTGGGTGGGAGTGGAAGTGGAGGCCATGAGCTGTCAGCATTAGGAG gTGAGGGTGGCTTGCAAAGCCTTCTGGGAAATATGAGCCATAACCAGCTCATGCAGCTGATCGGACCAACGGGCTTAGGAGGACTTG GTGGACTTGGTGCACTGacagggcctggcctggccagctTATTGGGAAGTGGGGGACCCCCAACCAGCAGCTCATCATCAAG TTCTCGCAGCCAATCAGCTGCTGTAACTCCATCTTCCACTACTTCCTCTACACGTGTAACGCCAGCCCCATCTGCTCCTGTGGCTGCATCTGCATCTACAACTAGTCCCAGCCCTGCACCAAGTTCGGGCAATGGAACCAGCACAGCAACAAGCCCAACTCAACCCATTCAGTTGAGTGACCTTCAGAACATTTTAGCCACTATGAATGTGCCAGCTGGAGCCGGAGGACAACAAG TTGACTTGGCCAGTGTGCTGACTCCTGAGATCATGGCTCCCATTCTGGCAAATGCTGAAGTTCAAGAGCGGTTGCTGCCTTATCTTCCATCTGGGGAGTCACTGCCGCAGACAGCAGAAGAGATTCAGAACACTCTGACATCTCCCCAGTTTCAGCAG GCATTGAGCATGTTCAGTGCTGCTTTAGCTTCAGGACAACTTGGCCCACTAATGAGTCAGTTTGGCTTACCAGCTGAGGCAGTAGATGCAGCAAATAAAGGtg ATGTAGAAGCATTTGCTAAAGCAATGCAGAACAATGTCAAGTCAGACCAAAAGGAGGGAGAatcaaaggaaaagaaagatgaagaggaagataTGAGTTTAGATTAA